In the Cryomorphaceae bacterium genome, one interval contains:
- a CDS encoding ABC transporter permease: MFQYIIRKLGYGLLVLFGVVSLVFVIFNLAPGDPARMMLGQRATAESIAAIQKELGLDLPKSKQYLLYINDLLPLSLHNPSRPESHIYLSDEKYSYTRLVTFGENRALVLKAPYLRRSYQTKQPVADIIAEAMPGTVVLAVTAITLAIILGIGIGILAAVRKDGFLDQSLFVLAVLGMSGPSFFMAIIVSWIGATLWYTTTSLPALPVLLMLIGLLVGGIAAWRKLLPNKDQTWLVAGRWGAKGLFAGAALWFLGKTLNALAGGDFVPMIEAYIQLPGTGLNASGSLYSYDDYTGEQYLDLKNLILPALTLGIRPLAIFMQLTRSSMLEVLSADFVRTARSKGLSFYAVVVGHALRNALNPVITAISGWFAYLLAGAVFIEFVFTWKGLGYRIYDALIKEDLPVVMGSVIVIATTFVVINIVVDIIYGWLDPRVRIQ, from the coding sequence GTGTTTCAATACATCATCAGGAAACTAGGCTACGGCTTGCTGGTGCTCTTCGGAGTAGTTTCGCTGGTGTTTGTGATTTTCAACCTCGCCCCTGGAGATCCTGCTCGCATGATGCTGGGGCAGCGCGCCACGGCCGAATCCATCGCAGCCATTCAAAAAGAACTGGGTCTTGATTTACCCAAAAGTAAGCAGTATTTGCTGTACATCAACGATTTGCTGCCTTTGTCGCTGCATAACCCAAGCCGACCGGAGTCGCACATTTACCTCAGTGATGAGAAATACAGCTACACGCGCCTGGTGACTTTTGGTGAAAACCGCGCGCTCGTTCTAAAAGCACCTTATTTGCGCAGATCGTATCAAACCAAGCAGCCCGTTGCCGATATCATTGCAGAGGCCATGCCCGGAACTGTGGTGCTGGCGGTTACGGCCATTACCCTGGCCATCATCCTGGGAATTGGTATCGGGATTTTGGCAGCCGTTCGGAAGGATGGATTCCTCGATCAGTCGCTCTTTGTGCTGGCCGTGCTGGGAATGTCAGGGCCATCGTTTTTCATGGCCATCATCGTTTCGTGGATTGGCGCCACGCTGTGGTACACCACCACGTCGCTGCCGGCCTTGCCCGTGTTGCTCATGCTGATTGGATTGCTCGTCGGAGGCATCGCAGCATGGCGTAAACTATTGCCCAACAAAGACCAGACCTGGCTTGTGGCTGGGCGCTGGGGTGCCAAAGGGCTTTTTGCCGGTGCTGCACTCTGGTTCCTGGGTAAAACGCTCAATGCGCTGGCCGGTGGTGATTTCGTACCGATGATCGAAGCCTACATCCAGTTGCCGGGCACAGGCCTCAATGCCTCGGGTTCGCTGTATTCCTACGACGATTACACCGGTGAGCAATACCTCGACCTCAAAAACCTCATTCTACCCGCCCTTACTCTAGGCATTCGTCCGCTGGCCATCTTTATGCAGCTTACGCGCAGCTCTATGCTCGAGGTGCTGTCGGCAGACTTTGTGCGAACGGCCCGTTCCAAAGGTCTTTCCTTCTATGCTGTGGTGGTAGGTCACGCCTTGCGCAACGCCCTGAACCCTGTGATTACCGCCATATCGGGATGGTTTGCCTATTTGCTGGCAGGAGCCGTGTTCATCGAATTTGTATTCACCTGGAAAGGACTTGGATATCGTATTTACGACGCATTGATCAAGGAAGACCTGCCCGTGGTGATGGGAAGCGTTATCGTGATTGCCACTACCTTTGTGGTCATCAATATTGTGGTGGATATCATCTACGGATGGTTAGACCCACGTGTCAGAATTCAATAA
- a CDS encoding 50S ribosomal protein L11 methyltransferase yields MDYLALHITLNPVEPFRELVMAQLAEAGFESFVETEAGLEAYIQEAEYNDQETKLLIKQLGSDFSFSIRSENIPAQNWNAVWESDFKPIEVTEDCRVRAPFHEPAHLPFELIIQPKMSFGTGHHETTWLILKNLRGMELGGLDVLDMGSGTGVLAILASKMGAASVVAIDIDDWCYENALENVELNGAVNITVEKGDVRRIGDRSFHFILANINKNVLMQDMAQYAKHLKLGGRLIISGFYEADVPDLVRKAASAGMRQTLVASRNQWAMLQFEKQV; encoded by the coding sequence ATGGACTACCTTGCACTGCATATCACCCTGAATCCCGTTGAGCCCTTCCGCGAACTGGTAATGGCACAACTTGCCGAAGCAGGTTTTGAGAGTTTCGTTGAAACCGAAGCCGGACTTGAAGCATATATTCAGGAAGCAGAATACAATGATCAGGAAACGAAATTGTTAATCAAACAACTCGGTAGCGATTTTAGCTTCAGTATCCGCAGTGAAAACATACCTGCTCAAAACTGGAATGCAGTATGGGAATCTGACTTCAAGCCCATTGAAGTTACCGAAGATTGCAGGGTGAGAGCTCCATTTCACGAACCGGCTCATTTGCCTTTCGAGCTCATTATTCAGCCCAAAATGTCGTTTGGTACGGGGCATCACGAAACCACATGGCTTATTCTGAAAAACCTTCGCGGTATGGAGCTTGGCGGTTTGGATGTGCTCGATATGGGCTCAGGAACCGGTGTGCTGGCCATCCTCGCGTCAAAAATGGGCGCTGCAAGTGTGGTGGCCATTGACATAGACGACTGGTGCTACGAAAACGCACTTGAAAATGTTGAACTGAACGGAGCTGTGAATATAACTGTTGAAAAAGGCGATGTACGCCGCATAGGAGACCGCTCATTTCATTTTATCTTGGCGAATATCAACAAAAACGTACTCATGCAGGATATGGCACAGTATGCGAAGCACTTGAAGCTCGGTGGAAGACTCATCATCAGTGGGTTTTACGAGGCAGATGTGCCTGATTTGGTGCGCAAAGCTGCCTCTGCAGGGATGCGGCAAACACTCGTGGCTTCGCGAAACCAATGGGCCATGCTTCAATTCGAAAAGCAAGTATGA
- a CDS encoding DUF1599 domain-containing protein, with protein sequence MSNTSEQFREVVAECRSLFLQKMKDYGSAWRILRTSSLTDQLYIKANRIRTIQLKGKSKVQEGIRDEFIGIINYCVMAVIQLRVGESKPLKISPEEAETFYNVIIEDAHDLMQQKNHDYGEAWRSMRVSSITDLILMKLLRVKQIEDNDGKTIVSEGLEANYLDILNYAVFAMIMEAEEGR encoded by the coding sequence ATGAGTAATACTTCGGAGCAGTTTCGCGAGGTTGTTGCCGAATGCCGTTCGCTTTTTCTCCAGAAAATGAAAGACTACGGCAGTGCCTGGCGCATTTTGCGAACCAGTTCACTTACCGATCAGCTCTACATCAAAGCCAACCGCATCCGCACCATTCAGCTCAAAGGAAAGAGCAAGGTGCAGGAGGGAATCCGCGATGAGTTTATCGGAATCATCAACTACTGCGTGATGGCAGTGATTCAGCTGCGCGTGGGTGAATCCAAACCCCTCAAAATATCGCCCGAAGAGGCCGAAACATTTTACAATGTGATCATTGAGGATGCGCATGATTTGATGCAGCAAAAAAACCACGATTACGGCGAAGCATGGCGCTCCATGCGCGTATCGTCCATCACCGATTTGATTCTTATGAAGTTGCTGCGCGTAAAGCAAATTGAAGACAACGACGGAAAAACCATCGTGTCTGAAGGGCTCGAAGCCAACTATCTCGACATCCTGAATTACGCAGTATTTGCAATGATTATGGAAGCCGAAGAGGGACGTTAA
- a CDS encoding DoxX family protein, whose protein sequence is MKNLTLTQKITSLGLVLAGLLMLILGFTTSAPDEFNVYWMATVAALLGGGLMLIGPQGVAWSVYVSRVVVGSIFVVSGLIKANDTLGFSYKLEEYFDEQALGSFWALFHDWALPMAILVTVVEVVLGLAVLFGAKARLVNITLLLMTVFFGWLTWYTATCNDAQTAALNAGASFDRICVTDCGCFGDALRGSVGRSLTPWESFYKDLTLFFFVIVLVIESGRIRLNNLREDGGIFAASIVVVVLFGGWLFGWWFPLVFTLISMAAYVVMKQALKTPHKEWVMGAVMVAFALGFAMYTYRNLPVKDYRPYAVGNNIPEQMKSAEELGLKPTVYANVYTLKHKQTGETRTALSTEYLEKKMWDEWDVQSASDESIVVQRGYEPPIPVFNVMDEDGFDIGDEIIQREGFSFLLIAYQLEGSNAKVQKTINAFAEQSDADGIPFFGITSSGEAKVNDFRHEHQTPFPYYNADEIFLKTIIRSNPGLLLMKDGTILGKWHHNNFPEYRDIKANYLIN, encoded by the coding sequence ATGAAAAACCTGACGCTTACTCAAAAAATCACTTCGCTCGGTTTGGTGCTGGCCGGTTTGCTGATGCTCATTCTGGGTTTCACCACCAGCGCTCCCGATGAATTCAACGTGTACTGGATGGCTACCGTGGCCGCGCTTTTGGGCGGTGGTTTGATGCTGATTGGCCCCCAGGGCGTTGCGTGGTCTGTGTATGTGAGCAGGGTAGTGGTAGGCTCCATCTTTGTAGTAAGCGGACTTATCAAAGCCAATGATACACTGGGTTTTAGTTACAAGCTTGAGGAGTACTTCGACGAGCAGGCATTGGGAAGTTTCTGGGCTCTTTTTCACGATTGGGCCTTGCCCATGGCCATTCTCGTTACAGTGGTGGAGGTGGTGTTGGGGCTGGCCGTGCTCTTTGGCGCAAAAGCCCGTCTGGTAAATATTACCCTCCTGCTGATGACCGTTTTCTTTGGATGGCTTACGTGGTACACCGCAACCTGTAACGATGCGCAAACGGCAGCCCTCAACGCAGGAGCCTCTTTCGACAGGATCTGTGTAACGGATTGCGGCTGTTTTGGCGATGCACTTCGCGGCTCTGTGGGGCGCTCGCTCACTCCCTGGGAGTCGTTCTACAAAGACCTCACACTCTTCTTTTTCGTGATCGTGCTGGTTATTGAAAGCGGACGTATTCGGCTCAACAACCTGCGAGAAGACGGAGGTATCTTTGCGGCCTCCATTGTGGTTGTGGTGCTCTTTGGTGGATGGCTTTTTGGATGGTGGTTCCCGCTGGTGTTCACCTTGATCAGCATGGCGGCCTATGTTGTGATGAAGCAGGCCCTTAAAACTCCTCACAAGGAGTGGGTGATGGGCGCTGTGATGGTTGCCTTTGCGCTCGGTTTTGCCATGTACACCTACCGAAACCTTCCTGTAAAGGATTACCGCCCTTACGCCGTGGGCAACAATATTCCGGAACAAATGAAATCGGCCGAAGAGCTCGGACTGAAGCCCACTGTGTACGCCAATGTGTACACCCTGAAGCACAAGCAAACCGGCGAAACGCGCACTGCCCTCAGCACCGAATACCTCGAAAAGAAAATGTGGGATGAGTGGGATGTACAATCGGCCAGTGATGAATCAATTGTGGTGCAGAGAGGCTATGAACCACCCATTCCGGTGTTTAATGTGATGGACGAGGATGGTTTTGATATTGGCGATGAAATTATTCAGCGAGAAGGCTTTTCATTCTTGCTGATTGCCTACCAACTGGAAGGTTCCAACGCCAAAGTGCAAAAGACCATCAACGCTTTTGCGGAACAGTCCGATGCAGACGGTATTCCTTTCTTCGGAATTACATCCAGCGGCGAGGCGAAGGTGAATGATTTCAGGCACGAGCACCAAACGCCTTTTCCTTATTACAATGCAGATGAGATTTTCCTCAAGACCATTATTCGTTCCAATCCGGGTTTGTTGCTGATGAAAGACGGAACCATTTTGGGTAAATGGCACCACAACAATTTTCCCGAGTACCGCGATATTAAAGCCAACTACCTGATTAACTAA
- the folP gene encoding dihydropteroate synthase: MGILNATPDSFYEGSRTQSLNHAVERAGRMWELGADFIDIGGYSTRPGAEVVQEAEEHQRVIPLVRSLKDAFPDIRISVDTFRASVAEAAVEAGAAMINDVSGGTLDHKMFETVARLGVPYVLTHMRGTPQTMTGLTEYKDLGADIIRDLSAKLQQLRELGVHDVLIDPGFGFAKTAAQGFYLLKNLHIFKVLKCPLLVGVSRKSMIWRTLGITPEESLNGTTVLHTVALMHGAHVLRVHDAKEAAEAIRLLAALNEQ; encoded by the coding sequence ATGGGCATTCTCAATGCCACACCCGACTCGTTTTACGAAGGAAGCCGCACACAGAGCCTGAACCATGCGGTGGAGAGAGCAGGAAGAATGTGGGAGCTGGGAGCTGATTTTATTGATATTGGAGGATATTCCACACGCCCGGGAGCGGAAGTTGTTCAGGAGGCCGAGGAACATCAACGGGTCATTCCATTGGTACGAAGCCTAAAGGACGCTTTTCCCGATATCCGGATATCTGTTGATACGTTCCGTGCTTCGGTTGCCGAAGCCGCTGTGGAAGCCGGCGCGGCGATGATCAACGATGTAAGCGGCGGTACACTCGACCACAAGATGTTTGAAACCGTAGCTCGACTGGGTGTTCCGTACGTACTCACCCATATGCGCGGCACGCCCCAAACCATGACAGGCCTCACAGAATACAAAGACCTGGGCGCTGACATCATACGCGATTTGTCGGCCAAGCTGCAGCAGCTTCGCGAATTGGGCGTGCACGACGTGCTGATTGACCCGGGGTTTGGGTTTGCCAAAACAGCCGCCCAGGGCTTCTACCTGCTTAAAAACCTGCATATCTTCAAGGTGTTGAAGTGCCCCTTGCTGGTTGGCGTTTCGAGGAAGTCTATGATCTGGCGCACCTTGGGCATCACACCGGAAGAATCTCTGAACGGTACCACTGTGCTGCATACGGTGGCGTTGATGCACGGGGCGCATGTGCTGCGTGTACACGATGCGAAGGAAGCGGCTGAAGCCATTCGGTTGCTTGCCGCATTGAATGAACAATGA
- a CDS encoding triose-phosphate isomerase translates to MRKNIVAGNWKMNLQPAEGAALVQELCPQTETLQHSGVTLIVCPPLIYTAWALSDWQREGRIEVGAQNCYHEASGAYTGEVSAAMLANLGVGYCIVGHSERRSLFGETDEVVRRKTEAVVAQEMTAIVCCGETLDEREKGQEKAVVARQLREALRGMSNEQMKQIVIAYEPVWAIGTGKTATTAQAQEMHAFIRSVLAELFGSETAQNTSILYGGSCKPENAAELFACEDVDGGLIGGASLNAPDFLAIANSFQH, encoded by the coding sequence ATGCGAAAAAATATTGTAGCCGGAAACTGGAAGATGAACCTGCAGCCGGCAGAAGGAGCTGCTTTGGTGCAGGAATTGTGCCCGCAAACAGAAACATTGCAGCATTCGGGTGTTACACTGATTGTTTGTCCACCGCTGATTTACACGGCGTGGGCGCTCTCAGACTGGCAGAGAGAGGGCAGAATAGAAGTTGGCGCTCAAAACTGCTACCATGAAGCTTCCGGCGCTTACACCGGAGAGGTGAGCGCAGCTATGCTGGCCAACCTTGGTGTGGGCTACTGCATTGTAGGTCATTCGGAGCGCAGAAGCCTTTTCGGCGAAACCGATGAAGTGGTGCGCCGAAAAACGGAGGCCGTTGTTGCACAGGAAATGACTGCCATTGTGTGTTGTGGTGAGACTTTGGATGAGCGCGAAAAAGGTCAGGAAAAGGCAGTCGTGGCCCGACAATTGCGTGAAGCACTTCGGGGAATGTCCAATGAACAGATGAAACAGATTGTTATCGCGTACGAGCCCGTGTGGGCCATCGGAACAGGAAAAACAGCCACAACCGCGCAGGCACAGGAAATGCACGCCTTTATCCGCTCGGTGCTAGCAGAACTTTTCGGTAGTGAAACAGCGCAAAACACCTCCATTCTCTACGGTGGTTCCTGCAAGCCCGAAAACGCTGCAGAGCTCTTTGCCTGTGAGGATGTGGACGGTGGACTAATCGGCGGCGCCTCGTTGAATGCACCTGATTTTTTGGCCATTGCAAACTCTTTTCAACACTGA